One genomic window of Opisthocomus hoazin isolate bOpiHoa1 chromosome 16, bOpiHoa1.hap1, whole genome shotgun sequence includes the following:
- the CPLANE2 gene encoding ciliogenesis and planar polarity effector 2 isoform X2, giving the protein MAARGGSALEPGWLLSPAGRPYLDSIFQKNQRRVFGLLERPALPPALAAPTVTYKLFVSGKSGVGKTALVAALAGTPVPPTHHETLGIEASTVFWPAKPRASDRPVIFQLHFWDCGDGALKKFEHLLPACKEEADAILFLFSFTDRSSFEELPAQMSRIVGPGEENLVKVVVGTKFDLSPLSDVTERDVAAFEGAWGLQVLRAGSAGAGGGRGALAQVAPLLDALVERLWRQDQIAAGLGTGDEGSPPA; this is encoded by the exons ATGGCAgcgcgggggggctcggcgctgGAGCCGGGCTGGCTCCTctcccccgccggccgcccctaCCTGGACTCCATCTTCCAGAAGAACCAGCGGAGAGTGTTCG gttTGCTGgagcgcccggcgctgccccccgccctgGCAGCACCCACCGTCACCTACAAGCTCTTCGTCTCGGGCAAGAGCGGCGTTGGCAAAACGGCCTTGGTGGCCGCGCTGGCGGggacccccgtgccccccacccaccACGAGACCCTGG GCATAGAGGCCAGCACGGTGTTCTGGCCGGCCAAGCCGCGGGCCAGCGACCGCCCCGTCATCTTCCAGCTCCATTTTTGGGACTGCGGGGACGGGGCCCTGAAAAAATTCGAGCATCTCCTGCCC GCCTGTAAGGAAGAAGCAGAcgccatcctcttcctcttctccttcaccGACCGCTCGTCCTTCgaggagctgccagcccagatgAGCCGGATAGTCGGCCCCGGCGAAGAAAACCTCGTTAAGGTGGTCGTCGGCACCAA atttgACCTGTCCCCGCTGTCGGACGTGACGGAGCGGGACGTGGCAGCCTTCGAgggggcctgggggctgcaggtgctgcgggcgggcagcgccggggcggggggggggcggggggcgctggCCCAGGTCGCCCCCCTCCTCGACGCCCTGGTCGAGAGGCTCTGGCGGCAGGACCAGATTGCCGCCGGCCTGGGCACGGGGGACGaggggtcccccccagcctga
- the EPHA2 gene encoding LOW QUALITY PROTEIN: ephrin type-A receptor 2 (The sequence of the model RefSeq protein was modified relative to this genomic sequence to represent the inferred CDS: deleted 1 base in 1 codon) gives MNEQERGAQPHTPHSAGCRRLWGAPRPPPPPAAMAGSPPAFTLLFLTAVTPLAAEEVVLLDFAKAQGELGWLTQPYGKGWDLLQNVLNDSLIYMYLVCNVLEGEQENWLRTNWIYRGVAERIFIELQFTVRDCNSFPSAGGGSCKETFNLYYAESDVDYGTNFQKRQFKKIDTIAPDEITVQEDFVARNVKLNVEVRSVGPLRRKGFYLAFQDLGACVALLSVRIYYKRCPAVLRGMARFPETVAGADSQTLAEVRGTCVEEAVADQAPALHCNADGEWLVLIGECLCRAGYQRVGESCQACPPGSFKAAVSPGGCQPCPAHTLPSPAAAAACPCQDGFFRAPADPPADPCTRPPSPPQSVTAVGLGAAVQLRWSPPADAGGRGDVTYSVTCEQCWLESGECRPCDGGVRYSQPPRGLTGTGVTVTDLEPHVNYTFTVEARNGVSLYSHHRSLATATISVNQTEPPRVTSVSLDGRTATSLVLSWTVPPRQQSRVWKYEVTYSKKVDENSYSVLRCEGTSVTIPKLSPATTYVVRVQALTSDGHGAYSPQHEFETLPEGAEAMASTAVISGSIAGVLFVLLLLAALLYVLRRRRRSRPRQSVEDVYFSKSDQLKPLKTYVDPHTYEDPNQAMLKFTTEIPPSFITRQKVIGAGEFGEVYKGTLKRGKKEVPVAIKTLKVGYTEKQRVDFLSEATIMGQFCHHNIIRLEGVVSKYKPFMIITEYMENGALDKFLREKEGEFGVIQLVGMLRGIAAGMKYLANMNYVHRDLAARNILVNSNLVCKVSDFGLSRVLEDDPEATYTTSGGKIPIRWTAPEAISYRKFTSASDVWSYGIVMWEVMSYGERPYWELSNHEVMKAINEGFRLPAPLDCPSAIYQLMMQCWQQERGRRPKFADIVSILDKLVRAPESLTALADFDPRVSIRLPSTSGSEGVPFRSVPEWLESIRMPQYTEHFMASGYSTIEKVLQMTSDDIKKIGVRLPGHQKRIAYSLLGLQEQAGAGGAPV, from the exons ATGAATGAACAGGAGCGGGGTGCTCAGCCCCACACGCCCCACAGCGCTGGGTGCCGCCGGTTGTGGGGCGCaccccggccccctcct ccccccgccgccatggCGGGCTCCCCCCCGGccttcaccctcctcttcctcaccgcCGTCACCCCTCTGGCAGCCGAGGAAG tgGTGCTGCTGGACTTCGCCAAGGCGCAGGGCGAGCTGGGCTGGCTCACCCAGCCCTACGGCAAAGGG TGGGACCTGCTGCAGAACGTGCTGAACGACTCCTTGATCTACATGTACTTGGTGTGCAACGTGCTGGAGGGCGAGCAGGAGAATTGGCTCCGCACCAACTGGATCTACCGCGGGGTGGCCGAACGCATCTTCATCGAACTCCAATTCACCGTCCGCGACTGCAACAGCTTCCCCAGCGCCGGCGGCGGCTCCTGCAAGGAGACCTTCAACCTCTACTACGCCGAATCCGACGTGGATTACGGCACCAACTTCCAGAAGAGACAATTCAAGAAGATCGACACCATCGCCCCGGATGAAATCACCGTCCAGGAGGATTTCGTCGCCCGCAACGTGAAACTCAACGTCGAGGTGCGATCGGTGGGACCTCTCCGTCGCAAAGGTTTCTACTTGGCTTTCCAGGATCTGGGAGCTTGCGTGGCTTTGCTTTCTGTGCGGATTTATTACAAGAGGTGCCCGGCCGTTTTACGGGGGATGGCTCGCTTCCCCGAAACGGTGGCCGGCGCCGACTCGCAGACCTTGGCCGAGGTGCGGGGCACCTGCGTGGAGGAGGCGGTGGCCGACCAAGCTCCGGCGCTGCACTGCAACGCCGACGGCGAGTGGCTGGTGCTCATCGGGGAGTGCCTCTGCCGCGCCGGCTACCAGAGAGTCGGGGAGAGCTGCCAAG cttGTCCCCCCGGCTCCTTCAAGGCCGCGGTGTCCccggggggctgccagccctgcccggcgcacaccctgccctcccccgccgccgccgccgcttgcCCCTGCCAGGACGGCTTCTTCCGCGCCCCCGCCGACCCCCCCGCCGACCCCTGCACCC gtcccccctcgcccccccaaaGCGTCacggcggtggggctgggggcagcggtgCAGCTGCGGTGGTCCCCCCCCGCCGACGCAGGCGGCCGCGGGGACGTCACCTACAGCGTCACCTGCGAGCAGTGCTGGCTCGAGAGCGGGGAGTGCCGGCCCTGCGACGGGGGGGTCCGCTATTCGCAGCCCCCCCGGGGGCTGACGGGGACGGGGGTCACCGTCACCGACCTGGAGCCGCACGTCAACTACACCTTCACCGTGGAAGCCCGGAATGGGGTGTCACTCTACAGCCACCACCGCAGCCTGGCCACCGCCACCATCAGCGTCAACCAGACAG AGCCGCCCCGGGTGACGTCGGTGAGCCTGGATGGACGGACGGCCACCAGCTTGGTGCTCTCCTGGACGGTGCCACCGCGGCAGCAGAGTCGGGTCTGGAAGTAcgaggtcacctacagcaagaag GTGGATGAGAACAGCTACTCGGTGCTGCGCTGCGAGGGCACCTCCGTCACCATCCCCAAACTGTCCCCTGCCACCACCTACGTGGTGCGGGTCCAGGCGCTCACCTCGGACGGCCACGGCGCCTACAGCCCCCAGCACGAGTTCGAGACCCTGCCCGAGG GCGCTGAGGCCATGGCATCCACCGCTGTCATCAGTGGCTCCATTGCTGGTGTCCtcttcgtcctcctcctcttggcCGCTCTCCTCTATGTCCTCCGGCG GCGGAGGAGGTCACGGCCACGCCAGTCTGTCGAGGATGTCTACTTCTCGAAGTCAG aTCAGCTGAAGCCCCTCAAGACCTACGTTGACCCACACACCTACGAAGACCCCAACCAAGCCATGCTCAAGTTCACCACTGAGATCCCTCCATCCTTTATCACCCGCCAGAAGGTCATCGGTGCCG GTGAATTTGGGGAGGTCTACAAGGGCACCCTGAAGCGTGGGAAGAAGGAGGTGCCGGTGGCCATTAAGACCTTGAAGGTGGGCTACACAGAGAAGCAACGGGTGGACTTCTTGAGTGAAGCCACCATCATGGGCCAGTTCTGCCACCACAACATCATCCGCCTGGAAGGGGTCGTCTCCAAGT ACAAGCCCTTCATGATCATCACGGAGTACATGGAGAACGGTGCGCTGGATAAATTCCTGCGG GAAAAAGAGGGGGAGTTTGGCGTCATCCAGCTGGTGGGGATGTTGAGGGGCATTGCCGCCGGCATGAAGTACTTGGCCAACATGAATTACGTCCACCGGGATCTGGCTGCCCGGAACATCTTGGTGAACAGCAACTTGGTGTGCAAGGTGTCCGATTTTGGGCTCTCCAGGGTGTTGGAAGATGACCCCGAAGCCACCTACACCACCAGC GGCGGGAAGATCCCCATCCGCTGGACGGCCCCCGAAGCCATCTCCTACCGCAAGTTCACCTCGGCCAGCGACGTCTGGAGCTACGGCATCGTCATGTGGGAGGTGATGTCCTACGGCGAGCGCCCGTACTGGGAGCTCTCAAACCACGAG GTGATGAAGGCCATCAACGAGGGCTTCCGCCTCCCCGCGCCGCTGGACTGTCCCTCGGCCATCTACCAGCTGATGatgcagtgctggcagcaggagcGCGGCCGGCGCCCCAAGTTTGCCGACATCGTCAGCATCCTCGACAAGCTCGTCCGCGCCCCCGAGTCCCTCACGGCCTTGGCCGACTTCGACCCCCG ggTCTCCATCCGCCTGCCCAGCACCAGCGGCTCGGAGGGTGTCCCCTTCCGCTCCGTCCCCGAGTGGCTGGAGTCCATCAGGATGCCCCAGTACACGGAGCACTTCATGGCCTCAGGCTACAGCACCATCGAGAAGGTCCTGCAGATGACCAGCGA CGACATCAAGAAAATCGGGGTGCGTTTGCCAGGGCACCAGAAGCGCATCGCCTACagcctgctggggctgcaggagcaggcggGCGCCGGGGGGGCCCCCGTGTAA
- the CPLANE2 gene encoding ciliogenesis and planar polarity effector 2 isoform X1 — translation MAARGGSALEPGWLLSPAGRPYLDSIFQKNQRRVFGLLERPALPPALAAPTVTYKLFVSGKSGVGKTALVAALAGTPVPPTHHETLGIEASTVFWPAKPRASDRPVIFQLHFWDCGDGALKKFEHLLPACKEEADAILFLFSFTDRSSFEELPAQMSRIVGPGEENLVKVVVGTNPPPPRFDLSPLSDVTERDVAAFEGAWGLQVLRAGSAGAGGGRGALAQVAPLLDALVERLWRQDQIAAGLGTGDEGSPPA, via the exons ATGGCAgcgcgggggggctcggcgctgGAGCCGGGCTGGCTCCTctcccccgccggccgcccctaCCTGGACTCCATCTTCCAGAAGAACCAGCGGAGAGTGTTCG gttTGCTGgagcgcccggcgctgccccccgccctgGCAGCACCCACCGTCACCTACAAGCTCTTCGTCTCGGGCAAGAGCGGCGTTGGCAAAACGGCCTTGGTGGCCGCGCTGGCGGggacccccgtgccccccacccaccACGAGACCCTGG GCATAGAGGCCAGCACGGTGTTCTGGCCGGCCAAGCCGCGGGCCAGCGACCGCCCCGTCATCTTCCAGCTCCATTTTTGGGACTGCGGGGACGGGGCCCTGAAAAAATTCGAGCATCTCCTGCCC GCCTGTAAGGAAGAAGCAGAcgccatcctcttcctcttctccttcaccGACCGCTCGTCCTTCgaggagctgccagcccagatgAGCCGGATAGTCGGCCCCGGCGAAGAAAACCTCGTTAAGGTGGTCGTCGGCACCAA tccccccccccccagatttgACCTGTCCCCGCTGTCGGACGTGACGGAGCGGGACGTGGCAGCCTTCGAgggggcctgggggctgcaggtgctgcgggcgggcagcgccggggcggggggggggcggggggcgctggCCCAGGTCGCCCCCCTCCTCGACGCCCTGGTCGAGAGGCTCTGGCGGCAGGACCAGATTGCCGCCGGCCTGGGCACGGGGGACGaggggtcccccccagcctga